The nucleotide sequence CTTTGGAAAAGATTGATTTTTTCCTGCAAGATTAAAAAGATGTTGGAAATGTTGTTTTAAATCTTCAATTGCCAAAGCAACACAAGGAACATCTCTTTCTATAGCTAAAATGTTCCATTCTTTAGCTTTCAAGTCAAGATTGTTTGAAAGTATAAATTCAATAATCGTTTTTTGAACTCTTGCAATTGCAAAAGGCGATAACGTTAGTTGAAGAATATCCAGCCAGTTATCTTCTAAAACTTTATTGTAGTTGTTCTCAATTATTTTTAGAGAAGTTGAACGTTTTACCCAATTAGCAAAATCAGTAGTTTTAAAATCTGAAATTCTTTTGGTAATCCATTTAGTTTCCTTTGTTGTTTTATCTCGAAAGTTGTCTAATTGTACTTGTGATGGATTGGTATGGAATTTTGCTCCGTCAATTTCAATAATTAAACCTTGATTATACGTTTTCACTTTTTTCTCTCCGAAGATTTCAATTTCATCTTCAAGTATATATGGGAATTCATAAGAAAAATCTACTCTTTGAGAATGAAAGTTATTTCCGATTTCTGGTGTTACAATTGTGTTTAACTTTCGTTGTGTTTCAATAATCTGCTGTATAAAAGTCAACTTGTTTTCAGGCAAATACTTAAATACAAAATCCCTTTCAAAGTTGCTTTCAAGTTCTGATTCGTAATTATTTTCGGTTAACCTTATTCTTGGGTCAATGATATGAAGTGCTGAAAAAATATTATTTTTCTCTTCTTCATTTAGTTTTGATTCATATTTTATATTTCCTAACTGTTTCGTGAAATCAGAATTGTCAATTTGAAATTTTTGAAATGTTTCTAAAAATTTGTTTTCTATAAAAATACTTGGTCGAGTAGGAATACCACGAACGATTAAGTTATGAATAACAGAAGCAAAACTATCAGATGAATTTGAAGAAAGGTTACAATTTGTTTCAAGGTTGAAGCAAGACAAATGTTTTAGAAGTCCTTTGACTTCTTTCGATTTGTTATCAAGGTTCTTCAGCGTTTCATTGATTCCATCGAGTAAATATCCTGCCTGAAATTGAGTTTGGTTCATAGTTTGTTCAGCGCGTTCTCAAAGTGCTGTTGATTACGCTTGTAAAATGTTTAATTTGTTTCTATTTCATTAATTCGTTATTTAATGTAAATGTAAAATTTTTGTTAAAATTACACAATGTATTGTTCATTATTTAAAATACTCAACTCCATTTTTAAAGATATTGTGATAATTCGCAGTTGGAATATTTTTCATCAAGCCTTCTGCGAAACGTTCCGGGTGTCCCATCCTACCGAAGATTTTTCCGTCTGGGCTTGTTACACCTTCAATTCCGAATAATGAATTATTGGGATTGAACGGCATTCCGTGAGCAATATTTCCTTCTAAATCCAAATATTGCGTTGCAATCTGTCCGTTTTCATATAACTTCCGAATTTCTGCTTCCGAAGCCATAAAACGACCTTCACCGTGAGAAATAGGGATTGTGAAAACCTGGTCTTTCATTCCTTTTAACCAAGGTGATTCGTCGTTCACAACTTTCACGTTGACCATTTGGGAAATATGTCTTCTGATAGCGTTGTGAGCCAAAGTAGGAGAGTTCTCATCCAAATCTTTAATTCTTCCGTAAGGCAACAATCCGGATTTTACCAACGCTTGGAAACCGTTACAGATACCGATAATCATTCCGTCTCTGTCTAGCAATTCGTGAACGGCATTTCTCATTTTCTCGTTTTTCAAAACGTTGACAATGAATTTTGCAGAACCATCCGGCTCATCACCTGCAGAGAAACCTCCTGAGAAAGCTAAAATCTGAGAAGTTTTGATTTCTTTTACCCACGCATCAATACTTTCATCCAATAATTGGTGATTGATGTTGATTAAAGGTAAACTGCTGATTACAGCTCCTTCTTTTGCGAAAGCATTCAACGTATCATACTCACAGTTTGTTCCCGGGAAAACCGGTGCGAATACTTTTGGCTGAGCAATCCCGTGTTTCTTGATAATGATATTTCTAGGGTTGATTGAGTTTAATTTCTCATCAATAGCAACCGTCAATTTTTCTTTTTCAACTGTTGGGAAAAGATTTTCAAACGTGTTTGTGTTGGCTGCTAACAATTTTCCAATTGCGAATTCAACATCATTAATTTTAATAACATTTGAATCTTTAACTTCTCCAATGAATTGAAGATTTACAGTGCTTAATTCTTCTTTAGATTCAATGATTAAACTACCGATATTTTTCGCTAATAAAGCAGTTTCATCAACTGTAATTTCAGCTCCTAATCTGTTTCCGAAGCTCATTTTTGCTAAAGCAACTGCAACTCCACCTTCTTTAACCGTTTTAACTGAAACGATTTTTCCTGCTTTAATGTTTTCGAAAATGAATTCATAAATATCTTTTAAAGCATCATAATTCGGCAGTCCATTTTCCTGTGGAATATGATTGAAGAAATACACTTTATTTCCTTCGCCTTTAAATTCAGGAGAGATAATGTTTTTCTTTTCTCCGTTGGCACAAGCAAAAGAAATCAATGTTGGCGGAACATTCAAATCCTGATACGTTCCACTCATTGAATCTTTACCACCGATTGCAGCTAAACCGAAATTGATCTGAGCATCATAAGCTCCCAACAATGAAGCCAAAGGTTTTCCCCATTTTTCAGGATTCTGGCCTAATTTTTCAAAATATTCCTGGAAACTGAATCTGATATTTTTGTAATCGCCACCCATCGCAACGATTTTCGCTACACTTTCTACCACAGCGTAAGAAGCTCCCAACAAAGAATTCTGTTTAGAAATCTCAGCATCAAATCCCCAACTTGCCAAAGAAACCGTTTCGATATTTTTCGCTCCGATAATTGGCAAAGTCTGAACACTACCTTCCATCAAAGTCTGCTGATATTTTCCACCTAAAGGCATTGCAACCGTAGTTCCGCCCACAGAAGAATCGAACATTTCCAACAAACCTTTTTGAGAAGCTACATTTTTATCGCTTAAAATCTTTAAGAAATTCTCTTCATTGAATGATGGCGTTTCTTCTTTTACTTCATTAAGGTTCGTGATTCTAACTTCCTGACTTTTTGAACAACCGTTCGTATCTAAGAATTCTCTTGAAAGGTCAACAATTTTATCGCCTTTCCAGAACATCTGCATTCTTCCGGAATCCGTTACTTTTGCAACTTCCACAGCGACAATATTTTCAGCCTCACAGAATTTGATAAACTGTTCTTTATCTTTAGGTTCAACCACAACCGCCATTCTTTCCTGAGATTCAGAAATAGCCAACTCAGTTCCGTTCAAACCTTCATATTTCAACGGCAAAACATCCAAATTAACTTCTAAAGAATCAGCAATTTCACCGATCGCTACAGAAACACCTCCAGCTCCAAAGTCGTTCGATTTTTTAATCAATCTCGTCACTTCCGGATTTCTGAATAATCTCTGAATTTTACGCTCTTCAACGGCATTTCCTTTCTGAACTTCAGAACTCATCGTGTGAATCGAAGTTTCGTCTTGTTCTTTTGAACTTCCGCTTGCGCCGCCAACACCGTCACGACCTGTTGCACCGCCTAAAATGATAATAGAATCACCAGCTTCAGGTTTCTCACGTCTTACCCAATCCACAGGAACTGCTCCGGCAACGAAACCAACCTCCATTCTTTTCGCTTTGTAGCCTTCGTCATAGATTTCAGATACCATCGTGGTTGCCAAACCAATTTGGTTACCATAAGAAGAATATCCGTTTGCCGCCTGTTTTGTGATGGTCTTTTGAGGTAATTTACCCGGTAAAGTTTGGTCAACAGATTCCAGAACATCAGCTGCACCCGTTAATCTCATTGCCTGGAAAACAAAAGAACGCCCGGACAAAGGATCTCTGATGGCTCCACCTAAACACGTTGACGCTCCACCAAAAGGCTCAATTTCTGTCGGGTGATTGTGTGTTTCATTTTTGAATAATAAATACCACGGTTCTTTTTTACCGTCGTATTCAGCTTCGATTTGGATGGTACAGGCGTTGATTTCATCAGATACAACAAGGTTTTCCAACTCACCTGTTTTATGGAAATATCTTCCGCAAACTGTCGCCAGATCCATTAAAGAGATCGGTTTCAATTCGCGTCCTAAGAATTTTCTTTTTTCGATATAATCATTGAAAATGGTTTCCAATGTATGTTTAAACTGTCCTTCGAACTCAATATTTGATAATTCTGTTTCAAACGTGGTGTGACGACAGTGGTCGCTCCAATACGTGTCTAAAACTTTAAGTTCAGTTTCCGTAGGATTTCTCTGTTCGGATTTAAAATATTCCTGAATGAATTTCAAATCGTCCAAACCTAATGCAAAACCGTGAGAATTATAGAAGTCAGCAAGCTGAACATCATCAAAATTGATAAAACCTTCGTGAACAATCACTTTTGAAGGCGTTTCTTCCGCAGGAATATCTAAAATTGATAAATCTTTTTCCTGAGATTCAACCTTATTGATTAAAAGGTCTTTGATTTTAACTAAATCAGATTCGGAAACTCCTTCGAATTCGATTAGTTTTCCGCTTCTTACTTTAGACTTTTCATTTCCAGTTAGTAAAGCAATACACTGTTGGGCAGAATCGGCACGCTGATCGTACTGTCCGGGTAAAAATTCTAATGCGAAATGAGTTCCTTTTGCAGGATTTTCTTCGATTAAAATATCAGTAACCGGATCTACGAAAGTGCTATTGACCACTTTTTCGAATTCACCATCATTTAATCCAAAAATATCGTAAATGTTATACACTTTTACACTTTGGATAGACGGAACAACCGCTTTTACTTCATCAAAAATTTTTGGACTTTCTACATCGAAAATTCCTCTTTTTTCTACGAAAATTCTTTTGTTATTAGACATTAGATGTCAGATTTTATTAGATTTATTTTTAATTTTTTTATTCCGAATCTGTGGTAAATTCCAAATCTCTGCCATTTGCTCTTTCATTTTTTAGCAGAATCTGCAATTCCTCAGGTAATTCAGATACAGGAGCAATCATTCCATCAATCATAACCATATCATTAAATGGATTATCATTGCTCATTTTTTTTGTCGAAAATTCGGGACTGAAATACCACAAATCAAACATATTTCTTATTTGACGAGATTTTGTAGAAACGGTAGAACTTTTTGTTTGAAAAAATTCGTTGATTTCATCAGACTTTAGATAGGGCTGAAAAGATTTATCAAACAGGAAATTTATACTGCCGATAGCGTGTATTATCGCCGCAGCCCATATTTCTAATTTACCGCTTTTAAAGGGAATATCTCTTTTTCTGCCCATCTTTTTGACGAGTTTTTCACATAGAAAAAGGTATTCTTTATCAAGCTTTTGACTACAAAATATCCTGACTAAATCAAGCAGTTCGTTTTCTCTTTCTTTAATTTTATTTTTTTCCATATTTTTATTTAACAATTTTTCTACACAGATTGCAGTCCTATGGACTGCGAATTTTGCTTATTCATCTTCTTGCTACACAGATAACATTCCTACGGAATGTTTCTTTCTCATTTTTTCAAAGGGCAGATTCCGTAGGAATCGTATCTGTGTAGTAATAGTAATAGTTGTAGAAAAATCAATCCAGAAGGGAGCAGTCCGTAGGACTGCTATCTTTCATCAACCATAATAAATAATTATTTTATCACAAAATTATTTTACATCATCATAAAATTCAAACAAATATTCATTTTTAAATTCAATTTCAAAAGCATTCAGCATTTCCAGATATTCTTCTCTAAAGCTTTTCTTTGAATGGTGTTTTTCCTGATTCAGAACATAATTCACAACTTTATCCTTTTGACTTTTAGCATAAGAAAATGCACCATAACCTTTCTGCCAAGAAAATTTCCCCAAACACAGCTTTTTATCATTTATAAAATTTGTAGACTCAATTTTTACAGTTTTTATCAATTCCGGAATTGTTATCTGCAAATTTTTATAACTGAAAAATATATGCAAATGGTCAGGATTTGCATAAATAGCCAATACTTTTTGTTTCTTATTGCTAAATATTCCACAAATGTATTTTTCAATTTCATCTCTTACTTCCGATTTAATTTTAATATCACGTCCTTTTGTAGCAAAAACGACTTGAATATAAATCTGTGTATATGTATTAGGCATAGGGTTTTATTTTTCATAATTCTTACAAAGATAACATAGACTTTATTGAATACTTCGTTAGGTTTTCTATGGAAACTAATCCTTTCTTCTACACAGATTACAGTCCTACGGACTTCAAATTTTGCTTAT is from Epilithonimonas vandammei and encodes:
- a CDS encoding phosphoribosylformylglycinamidine synthase, with amino-acid sequence MSNNKRIFVEKRGIFDVESPKIFDEVKAVVPSIQSVKVYNIYDIFGLNDGEFEKVVNSTFVDPVTDILIEENPAKGTHFALEFLPGQYDQRADSAQQCIALLTGNEKSKVRSGKLIEFEGVSESDLVKIKDLLINKVESQEKDLSILDIPAEETPSKVIVHEGFINFDDVQLADFYNSHGFALGLDDLKFIQEYFKSEQRNPTETELKVLDTYWSDHCRHTTFETELSNIEFEGQFKHTLETIFNDYIEKRKFLGRELKPISLMDLATVCGRYFHKTGELENLVVSDEINACTIQIEAEYDGKKEPWYLLFKNETHNHPTEIEPFGGASTCLGGAIRDPLSGRSFVFQAMRLTGAADVLESVDQTLPGKLPQKTITKQAANGYSSYGNQIGLATTMVSEIYDEGYKAKRMEVGFVAGAVPVDWVRREKPEAGDSIIILGGATGRDGVGGASGSSKEQDETSIHTMSSEVQKGNAVEERKIQRLFRNPEVTRLIKKSNDFGAGGVSVAIGEIADSLEVNLDVLPLKYEGLNGTELAISESQERMAVVVEPKDKEQFIKFCEAENIVAVEVAKVTDSGRMQMFWKGDKIVDLSREFLDTNGCSKSQEVRITNLNEVKEETPSFNEENFLKILSDKNVASQKGLLEMFDSSVGGTTVAMPLGGKYQQTLMEGSVQTLPIIGAKNIETVSLASWGFDAEISKQNSLLGASYAVVESVAKIVAMGGDYKNIRFSFQEYFEKLGQNPEKWGKPLASLLGAYDAQINFGLAAIGGKDSMSGTYQDLNVPPTLISFACANGEKKNIISPEFKGEGNKVYFFNHIPQENGLPNYDALKDIYEFIFENIKAGKIVSVKTVKEGGVAVALAKMSFGNRLGAEITVDETALLAKNIGSLIIESKEELSTVNLQFIGEVKDSNVIKINDVEFAIGKLLAANTNTFENLFPTVEKEKLTVAIDEKLNSINPRNIIIKKHGIAQPKVFAPVFPGTNCEYDTLNAFAKEGAVISSLPLININHQLLDESIDAWVKEIKTSQILAFSGGFSAGDEPDGSAKFIVNVLKNEKMRNAVHELLDRDGMIIGICNGFQALVKSGLLPYGRIKDLDENSPTLAHNAIRRHISQMVNVKVVNDESPWLKGMKDQVFTIPISHGEGRFMASEAEIRKLYENGQIATQYLDLEGNIAHGMPFNPNNSLFGIEGVTSPDGKIFGRMGHPERFAEGLMKNIPTANYHNIFKNGVEYFK
- a CDS encoding DUF6398 domain-containing protein produces the protein MEKNKIKERENELLDLVRIFCSQKLDKEYLFLCEKLVKKMGRKRDIPFKSGKLEIWAAAIIHAIGSINFLFDKSFQPYLKSDEINEFFQTKSSTVSTKSRQIRNMFDLWYFSPEFSTKKMSNDNPFNDMVMIDGMIAPVSELPEELQILLKNERANGRDLEFTTDSE
- a CDS encoding transposase; translated protein: MPNTYTQIYIQVVFATKGRDIKIKSEVRDEIEKYICGIFSNKKQKVLAIYANPDHLHIFFSYKNLQITIPELIKTVKIESTNFINDKKLCLGKFSWQKGYGAFSYAKSQKDKVVNYVLNQEKHHSKKSFREEYLEMLNAFEIEFKNEYLFEFYDDVK